GGTttgcggggagggggctgcactTAATCATGGGGACAGGGTAAGCCTGGTTGGAGGTGGCCGCACAGCCGAGGCCCAGGGGCCCTGCTCGCCAGGCCTGGCCAGGTGttgcccctgggggtgggggctggctcctcGCTTGCTCGGGGACCCCAacactgctccccagctgcacccaagccctggcgggggtggggacaggccggcagctgcagctgggtgggCCCTGCCTGCATGCGGTGGCTGGGAGCTCAGTCCGGGCTGGGGGCGGTGGCACAGGGGCGGGAGCCAGAGAGGAGCAGTGCTTCGGAAGGGGTTTATTGGCAGGCCCGGTGGGGGGGCTCGGGTGCCAGGCAGGGGCCGGGCCATGAGGAGGCCCTGGCAGGCTCAGTTGCTGGCCATGATGCTGTCGATCCAGGGCCGGAGCTCGCTCACCCGGGCGTACACCCCTGGCATGGTGGTGGCGCAGCGGCTGCTGCCCCAGGACACAATGCCCACCAGCCGCCAGGCGCCGCTCTCCTCGCAGACCAGGGGGCCGCCGGAGTCACcctgtggagcagaggcaggttCAGCCACCggggccaggcccctgcccaggcaCCACAGCACGTGCCTGGCCAGATCTCGCCCGCCTGTGCCAGGGCAGGAGCGAGCTGTGCCACAGAGCCCCGAGAGAGGCATCCTTggaccacagctgctgctctgtccaatgcagccaggccccagccctccccagctggcCCCTGGGGGCACTGCCCGGCGAGCGAGGCCGTACCATGCAGGAGGATGAGCCGGCCGCACCGGCGCAGATCATGGAGTCCAGGATCTTGCCAGCCCAGCGGGTTTCGCACTGTGGGttggtgagcaggggcagggccgtCTGCTGCAGCTTGCTGGGGGTGGTCAGGGCTGGACCGGGAGCAGAGAGGCGGCAGGTCAGGCCTGTGCCCCGGGGTCCCCACGTGTCTGATACGTGCAGGAGTGggagcccccccccacaaccaccctggcctgctgctgaggctgggccgCCCATGCTCCCTGCTTGAAAGtggggccaggcagccccagagcaggtaCCCAGCTCCCGCCCGCTGCACAGCACCatgccagctctgccactgggcaggagaggggccccTTCGCCTGTCCCCCTtgtgctgccctgcccacatAGCCTGAGCTGCTTCCCTCCACGCCCAGGGGGTGGGCCTGTGTCCTGGGCTAGAGCCACCCCTAGCCCTGCACTGCCAAGGACTGGCCTGGGtgagctctgtgctgccagtggcagcaggcaggcagggcagacCCAGGGTGGTGCCAGAAGGCGTCTCTCCCCCAGGGGAAGGCACGCACTGCAGGGACCCCCCATACCAGTGGGCTGTGACCCCGGCAAGGGAATCCCACTGCCCTCTCTTCTCCCCCGGGCCCTGCCCTGAACGTGCTTTGCAACCACCTCCGTCTGCCTCACAGTGGGGCTTGTCCCCCTCCCgcaggtgaggaaactgaggcacagggcaggtaCATGGCCCTGCTTTTGCGATGCTCATCCCCAACCTgggtgagcaggggctggtgccattgccctgtggcgggggggggggggccgtacCATTGTAGCGGGTCTTGCCCCAGCCGCTGGTGACGCAGAGCTGGCCACCCTGGTACTGCTCGCCGGCAGCAGCCAGGCACACAGGGGCCACGGTGCGACCCAGCTGGGCGGGCGTGGCCAGCTTGATGAGCGCCACGTCGTTGGCGGTGGTTTCGGAGTTGTAGTTTGGGTGGGTGAAGACCTGAGGCAGAGACGTGTGGTTAGGTCCCCGCCCTCCAGTGAGGCAGCCACGCACCCAGGCCCCGTCGCCTTCAGCGGGCACTGGGCCCAGCTGGCATCACCAGGCCTGGGCCAGCCTGCGGTGGCTGCGTCTGCTCCTTAGTACcagctgggggtgttgggagctgcCATAGTGGGGGCAAGAGCAGGGCAGCCGACCCCGCTGGGATgtgccaggctgtgctgcaggcaggggagatGGGCCACCCCCTGCCACAGCTATGGCTGGCCAGGCGAGCTCCCCCGGCAggctggcactgccctgcccacGTTCCCTCTGTTagctggggagctggcactgggccCCCATCCTCTTTCACCTCCCACCCGAGCTCAGCcggctgcgggggggcgggggaatggCACAaaggctgccagcagctgggggtagcTGGAACCAGGGGCCCAGGGTGCCCACTGCAGGCTCCGCGTCTGTGCCaggctgtgcccccccacccatccccagtgCGCCCCACCTTCTGGATGGCCAGTTTCTGCACGTCCTCCTGGGAGGAGCTCCGGTCATGTTCTCCCAGCACCACCACGTTGGAGCTCCTGGGGCCGGAGGAGAGGGCAGTTAGTATCCGGGTGCCAGGGGAGACAGCTGCCAGGCATGGGCGGCCAGGCTGGCCCTGTCGatgcccccaggctgggagccccatgGTGGCTGGCGCCCTGGTGGCgatgcagggcctggcccagggtGAGCCTCCCCCTGTTgcccccccccaggcccagcgccccctgcaggaGGCCCCACGCCAGCTTCTcagctgcccgccccccccccagcctgtgccccactCACCTCGTGCTGCAGTGTGCCGCAGTCACCACCCACTGCTCGCTGACCAGGGAGCCGCCGCAGAAGTGGAAACTGTTCAGGCGCGACGTCTGCAAGGGCCAAGCGGGAGGAGCCCATgagccccagagctgcccctgcgCCAGTGCACGCTGCCAGCGAGGGCTGGGCCCGGCTCATGCGTGGGCCTGGGCAGCTGGGTGGGCACCTTCCTTGGgcaccagctgccccaggctccctGGGGAGCACGGGCAGCCGGGCGCAACCCAGGCATGGGTGCCGCGGCGCCTGGAGCGCCTGCCcgggaacccagccccagcctctgggctgcagggctctggctgccaggaGCCAGAAAGTGCTGGTGGAATGGGGGCGTGGCTTGGAGCCAGGGGGCGGGGCCGTGTGAAGCATGAGTTGGGGGTCACCGCTTGGGCCCCCCCCCCGTGCCACCagagccttccccaccccccttaCCTGCAGGGAGAcctgccagggccaggagccGGGCACTGCCTCCTCCCCGTTCACGATGCGGGCATAGCCAGTGATGACCGGCTGGATCTGCGGCACCCCACAGTCTGGTGGGGAAAAGGAGTCAGCCTGGGGCTCACCCTGCCTCCTGGGCTGCAgcggcccagcctggctccctcctaGCCTGGCTGGTGACCTGCAGCCCGAGCCCTCAGGCTTGCTTGCATTAGTCATCCAGCCAGACACCTCTGCCAGTCCACTCATGGGACAGCCAGCCTGGTGCCGCTGCGGGTGGGTCGCTGAACTCATCCAGGCCAAGAGCAGCGGATCGGGGGCGCATTAGGAAGGCTGGAGAACAGCTCGTTGCCTGGGTCTGAGCCCACGGCTGGAATGCCGTGTGCACCGCGGccagggaagggcaacaaaaaaaatGCTGCGGCATTTGAACCGGCTGCCGCAGGTGGGGCCATTAGTCAGGCTAGGACTTTTTAGCATAGAAAAGAGTCGGCCAAGGGGGTGATGCCAGAGTGCTATAGCCTCATGACCAGGGAGGCGGCAGCGAACCAGGAAGTGATTTTGTCCTTGGCATAACACAAGCCCCAGGAGTCATCCCGTGACATGACTAGGCAGCAGGGCTCTACCAAAGGCAGGAGTTTGCCACTTGGTTAAtgtgtggaactcctcgccaggggGATGGCATGAAGCCAATACTGTAACAGGGCTCAGCCAGGACCTAGGGAAATTCCCAGAGGATACATTCCCTCCATGATTActagccaggctgggtggggaggtaGCCAATGTGCTGGGTGGCTCTAGCCTCTGTTTACTTATCCTGTTTTGTTCCTTCCTTCTGAAGTACCTggccagctcccccccccaccccccgcaaccccAGCCCCCGACCCCCCCCCAGGAAGGGGCGCAGGACTCAGCCACCTGGGACTCACACTGGCTCGGGGTAGGCGCCATGCCAGCCCAGTCCCAGCCCAAGTGGCCACTCTAGCATTCTTCTGTGCACCTCCTGCAGGGCCACGCCTGCCCGGCTGTGTCACCAACGGTAGTCGGGCTGGGTGAACCTGGCGAGCTCGGATATGATGCACAATATTTGtgtgcacatggccgggggcactTGTTCACTGCCACGTTTCAcacgccagctcccagccattcaGCCTGGACGCATAAAGGCCATTTGGAGCAAGAACtttggctgccccccacccccgcagtgcATGCCTGAAAGCCACTGAGCCACCCACCAAACCTTAATGCCCCTGCGGCAGCCTCAGttcagctgtgcactgcccccagagCACGTTTCAAAGCATTACAGCAGCCTACAAGCAGGCGGTAAAAGCAGCGTTCTTAGCTACATCACTCACTGCTGCGGTTACAACAGGCAGGCGGCCTCGCTTGGCTGGCGCagcaatgcagccagctctggtgtGGAACATAACAACCCACAGAAACACCCTGCACTTTAGAGCTGGCACTGGAGACACACAGAGCGGCATTGAAGGAGGCCCCAATTACCTAGCCCGGCTTAAACAAGCCCTTTTTTTTGGCAGTtagccccccactgcctcctgcaggGGCTCCCCACTAGCTCACTGTCTGTGCCGCCATGTCCCCACACagggtctccccagcctggatcAGGCCATCACCGAGTGGCcaagcccagcccggcccaccTTGCTTACCCTGAGCCGCAGTGCCCAGCGCCAGGCAGGCAAGCAGCCACACGCCAGTCATGGTAGTGTTGGGGCAGAGGTGTGCGGACAGGTTGGCCGAAGCTGCAGGGCTTTTATCCCC
The genomic region above belongs to Carettochelys insculpta isolate YL-2023 chromosome 14, ASM3395843v1, whole genome shotgun sequence and contains:
- the LOC142020628 gene encoding chymotrypsinogen B-like codes for the protein MTGVWLLACLALGTAAQDCGVPQIQPVITGYARIVNGEEAVPGSWPWQVSLQTSRLNSFHFCGGSLVSEQWVVTAAHCSTRSSNVVVLGEHDRSSSQEDVQKLAIQKVFTHPNYNSETTANDVALIKLATPAQLGRTVAPVCLAAAGEQYQGGQLCVTSGWGKTRYNALTTPSKLQQTALPLLTNPQCETRWAGKILDSMICAGAAGSSSCMGDSGGPLVCEESGAWRLVGIVSWGSSRCATTMPGVYARVSELRPWIDSIMASN